TTTGTGTATAAGTTCACTTATCCTCTGGCGCAGAGCGCCGGTATCTGTTCCCGTCGCCCTTCTCTTCGACGGGCAGGATACTGCCGGTGCGGTGGTTTCCCGGCAGGCCCTCCAGTCCGTGGTGCTGGCCATGGAGTATTTCAACTCCCGCTCATCCTCCAGGAAATTTCACCTGGTCTTCCTTCGGGAGACCGACCCTTCCTCCGCCCTTCGGACGGCAGCCGAAATGAAGGTCTCGGCCGTGGTGGGAGGTATTTCTGTTCCCTCCCCGTCCATTCTCTCCCAGGCTTCGAACCGCTTCGGGACCGCCGTCATTTCCCTCGCCCCGGGCTCCTTTCTCGCCAAGGCGGACGATCTTGTCTTCCGGCCCAGGCCCGGGACCGGCGGGCGGATCCTCGGCGCGGAAGCGAAACAACGGGGTATGACGAGCTATTCCGTCATCGTAAGCGGCTTCGAGAGCGGCTATACCCAGGAGTTCATCCGCGACTTCGAAGCGGGGGCCGGGGGCCCTCCCAGAAGAACCATGGTATTCAGCGGCGATCTGAACAAGCAGATCGAAGATTTCGGACGGATAGCCTCCGGCATGGACGCGATGCTCCTCGTCCTGCCCGACTGGCCGGCTTCCATCGCCCTCAGGGAACTCCGGCTCCGGACGCCCGGCCTGGCGGTCTACGCTTCCAACAGAGCCGTATCTCACCGTACCCCCCTTCTCGCGGGTGATATAGGAGAAGGGCTGATCACCTCCGCCGTCCTTCCCCGGGAATGGTTCCTCGAGGGAAGAGGTTTCCCCGGTTTCGTGGCTGATACCTACGGGGAACACATCCCGGCCATTACCCTCTCCATAGGGTACGATGCCGTGGCCATGCTCGATGCCGCCCTGGACAGGGCGGGAACGACGGATCCCGGGGCCGTGGCCCGTGCCCTGGCCGAACTAGAGCGGGTCGAATCTTCCGCCGGACCGGCAGCTCTTGGCGCAGGAGGCGACCTGTCTCTGCCTCAGGGAATCTTCTCCCTGACGAAAAAGGGATGGATTCCCGTCTCCAGGTCGTCCTCCCCCCCGCCCTCCTCCGTCACACCCGGGAAGGCCTCCCGATGAAACGGAAGATCTTCTCCCTCGGCGGTTTTTTTACTGCCATTCTTCTGTTCTTTCTTGTCATCATCCTCCTCGAGGGAGGGCTCACCGCCTATTTCCGGATCAGTTCCCAGCTGAAGGAATTCTCAGAGCGGGGAGAGACTTTCACCCGGGTAGGCTCCCACTTTCTGAAGCAGCAGGTCCGCCGGGGAGAGGACTCCGTTCGTGAACTCGTCCGGGGGTGGTCGTCGTCCCCGGACAGGGAAAACGGTGTGCTCCTGGCCGCCGTTATGGACGGCAACAGAATTGTTTCCGCCCTAAAGGGATGGCTTCCCGAAGGAATGATTCTCCCTCCTGAAATCATCGCTCCCGGCTGGAAGATGAACGATCTCCTCGACCAGTTTGGGAAGAATCTTCTCACCGGCACCATGACTGTGGACGGAAAAACAGTGTTCGCCGCCCTGGATCTCGATCTCAACGAGCTGAACGTGGCAGGGACGCCGGATATTCTGCCTGTCCTCTCTACTTCCACCGGATCCGTGGTCTGGACGGGTTCCGGGGAAGAACCGTCCGGCCTGGCCTGCCACATACGCGCCAGGGGCCTCGTGGCAAGGAAAGAAAGCGCTGATGGCGCATGGTCCATCCTCTCGTCCCACTACGGCGAGCGGGTGGTCCTCCGGCAGGACCCCTTTCTGTACGGGCTCCGGCTGAGTCTCGTCTATCCTCTGTCGAGCCTGGTCCGCAGCGCCATGTACGGAGCCGCCGTTTCCGGCTCCGCCACCGTGGCCGCCCTGCTGGCCATTTTTCTCATCTGGTTCGTCTGGAGGCGGGGAATCTACAGCGCCATAAAGGACATCACATCCCTCGCCGAGGACATGAGCGCCAGGCTGGAGGATCTCGAGGGAGGAGACCCTATCAGGGCCGCCGAGGCCATGTACTCTCTCGCCAGGCGCTTCGCTAACCTGAAGGAAACCTTCGTCCTGGAGACGAACGCCTTCACAGCCAATCTGCGGAACCTTTTCCAGGTCATCTCCCAGCAGCATGAGGAGCTCACCGCCTTCAACGAGGAGACGGAGGCCTTGAACCAGGAGCTTGAAAGCGCGAACAACCGGCTCGTCATGAGGGAGGCCCTGTGGGAAAGAACCCTGGAGTTCTCCCACACCTTCGCCCGGAGCGAAGATTCGCACCAGGCCATCTCCTCCACCCTCAACACCATACGGAGGGACGTGGGGGCCTTCGGCGTCCTGATTTCTGCGGTGGAAGGGGACCACTATCGGCTTACGGCGTCGAGCGGGTATAACGGCGGACTCGCGCCCTTCACCATCCCGAAGAACGGCATCGCCGCCACGGAAAGTGTCCTCACCGGCGCGCCCCTGTGGGTGGAGGACACTTCCCGGTATTCTTCCGCCCGTCCCGTGCACCCCTCGGTGAAGAGCGAGCTCCTCATCCCGCTCTTCCAGAGCGGCGAGGAGGAGGGCGTGCTCGAGATCGCCTTCGACCGGGTCTCGAAGAAGGACCCCTTCCTCATCGAAACCCTCGTCCCGGTGGCCTCCTACCTCGGGGGACTCGTCCACGGCGAGAAGATGCGCCGGGAGGTGGAGGCGTCCTACTCCTACCTCGCAGAAAAGCTCCAGTTTGTCACCGGCATCTACCATGACGAAACAGAGAGCCACATCGCCCGCATCGGTGAATACTGCCGCGTTCTCGCCGGAGAACTGGGCAAAAGCCATGCGGAACAGGAAAAAATGGCCCTCTTCGCGAGGCTGCACGACATCGGGAAACTCAAGGTCCCAAGGGAGATCCTGTCCAAGCCGGACGTCCTCACCGCCGAGGAGTTCAAGGTCATCACCGGCCATCCGGCCTGGGGTGCGGACATTCTCGGTGACGCGGCATGGCTTGCCATGGCCAGAAGGATCTGTCTCACCCACCACGAGAAATGGGACGGAAGCGGATACCCCAGGGGGCTGAAGGGCAGGCAGATTCCATGGGAGGGACAGGTCACCGCCTTGGCCGACGTATATGACGCCCTCCGGTCGTCCAGGGCCTACAAACCCCCCTTCTCCCACGAACAGGCGGCGGAGATCATCACCAGGGGCGACGGCAGAGTGGAACCAGCCCATTTCTCTCCTGAAGTCCTTCTGGCCTTTGTCCGTCGCTCGGAAACCTTCAGGGAGATTTTCGA
The DNA window shown above is from Aminivibrio sp. and carries:
- a CDS encoding HD domain-containing phosphohydrolase — encoded protein: MKRKIFSLGGFFTAILLFFLVIILLEGGLTAYFRISSQLKEFSERGETFTRVGSHFLKQQVRRGEDSVRELVRGWSSSPDRENGVLLAAVMDGNRIVSALKGWLPEGMILPPEIIAPGWKMNDLLDQFGKNLLTGTMTVDGKTVFAALDLDLNELNVAGTPDILPVLSTSTGSVVWTGSGEEPSGLACHIRARGLVARKESADGAWSILSSHYGERVVLRQDPFLYGLRLSLVYPLSSLVRSAMYGAAVSGSATVAALLAIFLIWFVWRRGIYSAIKDITSLAEDMSARLEDLEGGDPIRAAEAMYSLARRFANLKETFVLETNAFTANLRNLFQVISQQHEELTAFNEETEALNQELESANNRLVMREALWERTLEFSHTFARSEDSHQAISSTLNTIRRDVGAFGVLISAVEGDHYRLTASSGYNGGLAPFTIPKNGIAATESVLTGAPLWVEDTSRYSSARPVHPSVKSELLIPLFQSGEEEGVLEIAFDRVSKKDPFLIETLVPVASYLGGLVHGEKMRREVEASYSYLAEKLQFVTGIYHDETESHIARIGEYCRVLAGELGKSHAEQEKMALFARLHDIGKLKVPREILSKPDVLTAEEFKVITGHPAWGADILGDAAWLAMARRICLTHHEKWDGSGYPRGLKGRQIPWEGQVTALADVYDALRSSRAYKPPFSHEQAAEIITRGDGRVEPAHFSPEVLLAFVRRSETFREIFETMKDREFFSDRS